One window of the Streptomyces asoensis genome contains the following:
- a CDS encoding FAD-dependent monooxygenase, with protein sequence MTRTGTTDVLIAGAGPVGLSAAAELRRQGVRCRLVDRLPARLPYAKAVGIQPRTLEISSRATPPTSIRPPAPRA encoded by the coding sequence GTGACACGCACCGGAACGACCGACGTACTGATCGCGGGCGCCGGCCCGGTCGGGCTGAGCGCCGCGGCGGAGTTGCGCCGGCAAGGGGTGCGCTGCCGCCTCGTGGACCGCCTGCCCGCCCGCCTCCCGTACGCGAAGGCCGTCGGCATCCAGCCGCGTACGCTCGAGATCTCGTCGCGGGCGACGCCGCCCACATCCATCCGCCCACCGGCGCCCAGGGCATGA